One window of the Trifolium pratense cultivar HEN17-A07 linkage group LG2, ARS_RC_1.1, whole genome shotgun sequence genome contains the following:
- the LOC123905428 gene encoding COBRA-like protein 10, with the protein MSNVWICELLSLVTLLVSYNVFVCECQDPEALPKEAEDCNGVFISYDLLDRRKEFPRVKNVTAQSWAFNATAKVLNTGKDVVKSWKLFIGFQHHEILVSASGGIPFETGDFPASVENGTTLVGSSLPDLESSINTAHDLSQIQALIQIAGTQFGVRPPGIPMPKSIKLENDGYKCPQPSVRKSSMFACCKSDPNYKSKLLKTKLLPRQKGDLTITYDILQAYDNNYNVEVTMENHNPLSRLDRWNLTFEWTRGEFIYSMKGAFTREMDSSKCIYGIAGQYYKDMDFTKVTNCQKNPIISDLPPEKYNDTEIGKIPFCCRNGSLYSIIMDPSLSISKFQMQVFKSPPDLDKKSLFPPARWKIMGVLNSDYTCGPPLKVEPSQFPEPRGLEATVFAISTWQIVCNISKPKQRKTRCCVTFSAYYNDSVVPCNTCACGCDNDDGYYDGKKNHRCDPNAKAMLLPSEALLVPYDNRTLKTIAWAKLKHFRVPKKLPCGDNCGVSINWHIVSDYKGGWSARITLFNWKSFQFKDWFTALQFKKGASRGFEKVYSFNGSFLSKINNTIFMQGVLGYGTNYLIGQDNDTNPKIPGKQQSVISFTKKFTPEMKIAKGDGFPSKVIFNGEECSIPTQFPMQSGNRHNVYLVQEILALVLVFTMNQILF; encoded by the exons atGTCAAATGTATGGATATGTGAATTGTTATCATTAGTAACATTGTTGGTTTCATATAATGTCTTTGTGTGTGAATGTCAAGATCCCGAAGCTCTGCCTAAAGAAGCTGAAGACTGTAACGGAGTTTTCATTTCGTATGATTTGCTTGATCGAAGGAAGGAATTCCCTCGCGTAAAGAATGTGACAGCACAATCTTGGGCCTTTAATGCAACTGCAAAAGTTCTCAACACAGGAAAAGATGTTGTTAAATCATGGAAATTGTTCATAGGATTTCAACATCATGAAATCCTTGTCTCTGCTTCTGGTGGTATTCCATTCGAAACCGGTGACTTTCCAGCTTCTGTTGAAAATGGGACAACCTTAGTTGGAAGTTCTCTTCCTGATTTGGAAAGTTCCATCAACACAGCCCATGATTTGTCCCAAATTCAAGCTTTGATTCAAATTGCTGGTACCCAATTTGGGGTTAGGCCACCTGGAATTCCCATGCCTAAAAGCATCAAGTTGGAAAATGATGGATATAAGTGCCCCCAACCAAGTGTAAGAA AGAGTTCCATGTTTGCATGTTGTAAAAGCGACCCAAATTACAAGTCAAAACTTTTGAAGACAAAATTGTTGCCACGTCAAAAAGGTGATCTAACCATAACCTATGATATTCTTCAAGCATATGACAACAACTATAATGTTGAAGTAACCATGGAAAATCATAACCCTTTATCAAGGTTAGATCGTTGGAACTTAACATTTGAATGGACAAGAGGTGAATTCATATACTCAATGAAAGGTGCTTTCACACGTGAAATGGATTCTTCAAAATGCATCTATGGTATTGCTGGACAATATTACAAAGACATGGATTTCACTAAAGTCactaattgtcaaaaaaatccTATAATCAGTGATTTGCCTCCTGAAAAATATAATGATACTGAAATTGGTAAAATACCATTTTGTTGTAGAAATGGTTCTCTTTATTCTATAATCATGGATCCATCACTATCCATATCTAAATTTCAAATGCAAGTGTTTAAATCTCCACCTGATTTGgataaaaaatcacttttccCACCTGCAAGATGGAAAATTATGGGAGTACTTAACTCAGATTATACTTGTGGGCCACCTTTGAAAGTTGAACCGTCACAATTTCCAGAACCTAGAGGACTTGAGGCTACTGTTTTTGCTATTTCTACTTGGCAAATTGTTTGCAATATATCGAAACCGAAACAGAGGAAAACTAGATGTTGTGTCACTTTCTCTGCATACTATAATGATTCTGTTGTTCCTTGTAACACATGTGCTTGCGGTTGTGATAACGACGATGGTTATtatgatggaaaaaaaaatcatcggTGTGATCCGAACGCTAAAGCAATGCTACTTCCTTCGGAAGCTCTTCTTGTACCATATGATAATAGAACACTAAAAACAATTGCTTGGGCTAAGTTAAAGCATTTTCGCGTACCGAAAAAATTACCATGTGGAGATAACTGTGGAGTTAGCATAAATTGGCATATAGTTTCGGATTATAAAGGTGGATGGAGTGCTAGAATTACTCTTTTCAATTGGAAATCTTTTCAATTTAAGGATTGGTTCACTGCCTTGCAGTTCAAGAAAGGTGCTTCTCGCGGGTTTGAGAAAGTTTATTCTTTTAATGGTTCATTCCTTTCAAAAATCAATAACACTATTTTCATGCAAGGAGTGTTGGGATATGGAACAAATTATTTGATAGGACAAGACAATGATACCAATCCAAAGATTCCTGGAAAACAACAATCTGTTATTTCTTTTACCAAAAAATTTACACCAGAGATGAAAATTGCAAAAGGAGATGGGTTCCCTTCAAAGGTAATTTTCAATGGAGAGGAGTGTTCTATTCCTACTCAATTTCCAATGCAAAGTGGAAATCGACATAATGTATATTTAGTACAAGAAATCTTAGCCTTAGTTTTAGTTTTTACAATGAATCAAATATTGTTTTAG
- the LOC123911139 gene encoding homeobox-leucine zipper protein MERISTEM L1-like yields the protein MFGSSSSSSSQHDHIMNNMFEDELLKANDEHYKMEFGGPSRQSDEQQQPNKDEQQQPNQCLKKRNYRRHTQEQIEELDAFFKRNAHPDERERKELGRRLGLEPSQIKFWFQNRRTGLKVRSEREENELLKAEIEKLRAEMNRHKETPTTCNVCGIPATLVMSNEQQQLRLENALLRKELERFGAQKATNHADSYNNISSSVLNINQGASHSVDAGHGLVGNYNGAMNGIVGETYDGGSELVRYSVPAQGLDDSKIVELAVVGMDELIRLDQTSGPPLWFPTNSLNEILNGEEYMLQFPRSIGPNPMKLRHDGSKESVVVFINPISLVDIFMDVSQWSNMFCGIVSRAATLNVLSTGVAGNYDGALQVMSAEFQVASPSIPTLEHYFVRYCKLLPNSIWVVADIPLDNFSPTSISRTKRRVSGCLIQELPHDYSNVTWIEHLEVEDNEVQTIYTPLINSGLAFGAKRWIAILQRQCERLVCSMSNNIPITGNIGVRMTNAGKESMLRLAGRMVTSFCTSIGASTAHAWTNLPSNGSEEIKVMTRKYIDESGSDRPSDVVLSTATSFWLPIPPKRVFEFLRNESSRSQWDILSTGCTVQDVAHIANGCDPGNCVSLLRVCSGNTSQSNRVVLQESCTDITGSYVVYALVDVIAMNVVLCGGDSNCVTMIPSGFTILPDGGSIMNNGSGGSLITVGFQILVDSVPHTRLALGSVTTVNTLLKATVERIKVALMPK from the exons ATGtttggttcttcttcttcttcatcttcgcAACACGATCACATTATGAATAATATGTTTGAGGATGAGTTGCTAAAGGCAAATGATGAACATTACAAAATGGAATTTGGAGGTCCATCAAGACAGAGTgatgaacaacaacaaccaaacaaagatgaacaacaacaacccaACCAATGTCTCAAAAAAAGGAACTATCGCCGCCACACACAAGAACAAATAGAAGAACTTGATGC TTTCTTCAAGCGGAATGCTCACCCAGATGAGAGGGAAAGAAAAGAGCTGGGCCGTCGGCTTGGGTTAGAACCTTCACAAATTAAATTCTGGTTTCAGAACAGGCGCACCGGTCTAAAG gTCCGAAGTGAAAGAGAAGAGAATGAATTATTGAAGGCTGAAATCGAGAAGCTTCGAGCGGAGATGAATAGGCACAAGGAGACCCCAACTACATGCAACGTCTGTGGAATCCCAGCTACCCTTGTGATGTCTAATGAACAGCAACAATTGAGGTTGGAGAATGCTCTGTTAAGAAAAGAG CTTGAAAGATTTGGAGCTCAGAAAGCGACAAATCATGCCGATTCTTATAACAACATATCTTCATCAGTACTTAATATCAATCAAGGGGCTTCACATTCTGTTGATGCTGGACATGGACTTGTTGGAAACTACAATGGAGCAATGAATGGTATTGTAGGAGAAACATATGATGGTGGTAGTGAGCTTGTAAGATACTCTGTTCCAGCTCAAGGTCTTGATGACAGCAAGATTGTTGAGTTAGCTGTTGTAGGAATGGATGAACTAATAAGATTGGATCAAACTAGTGGGCCTCCTTTGTGGTTTCCCACGAACTCTCTTAATGAGATTCTAAATGGAGAAGAATATATGTTGCAGTTTCCTAGAAGCATTGGTCCTAACCCAATGAAGTTAAGACATGATGGCTCTAAAGAATCTGTTGTGGTCTTCATAAATCCTATTAGTTTGGTTGATATCTTTATGGATGTG AGTCAATGGTCAAATATGTTTTGTGGAATTGTTTCGAGAGCTGCAACACTCAATGTCCTTTCAACTGGAGTGGCAGGAAATTATGACGGAGCTTTACAAGTG atgtCAGCTGAATTTCAGGTTGCTTCACCATCCATTCCTACTCTTGAACACTATTTTGTGAGATACTGTAAACTGCTTCCAAACAGTATATGGGTAGTGGCTGATATTCCCTTGGATAATTTTTCTCCTACATCTATCTCAAGAACCAAAAGAAGAGTTTCTGGTTGTTTGATTCAAGAACTACCACATGATTATTCTAATGTTACATGGATTGAACACTTAGAAGTTGAGGATAACGAGGTGCAAACTATATATACACCTCTAATTAATTCTGGACTTGCATTTGGAGCTAAACGGTGGATAGCCATATTACAAAGACAATGCGAACGTCTTGTTTGTTCAATGTCCAACAACATACCTATTACAGGAAACATCGGTG TGAGGATGACTAATGCGGGAAAGGAAAGTATGTTGAGGTTAGCAGGAAGAATGGTAACTAGCTTTTGTACTAGTATTGGTGCTTCTACAGCACATGCTTGGACAAATCTACCATCAAATGGGTCTGAGGAAATAAAGGTTATGACCAGAAAATATATCGACGAATCAGGCAGTGATAGACCCTCTGATGTAGTGCTAAGTACTGCTACTTCTTTTTGGCTTCCCATTCCTCCGAAAAGGGTTTTTGAGTTCCTTCGTAATGAAAGCTCAAGAAGTCAA TGGGATATTCTCTCCACTGGATGTACAGTTCAAGATGTGGCTCACATTGCCAATGGTTGTGATCCTGGCAATTGTGTTTCTTTACTTCGTGTTTGT aGTGGAAATACAAGTCAGAGTAACAGGGTGGTACTACAAGAGAGTTGCACGGATATAACCGGCTCATATGTAGTATATGCGCTGGTTGATGTCATTGCAATGAATGTAGTATTATGTGGCGGAGACTCAAATTGTGTTACTATGATTCCTTCTGGATTCACTATTCTTCCAGATGGAGGATCAATTATGAATAATGGATCTGGAGGTTCTCTTATCACAGTTGGATTTCAGATTTTAGTTGATTCTGTTCCACATACAAGGCTAGCTCTAGGTTCAGTCACCACTGTTAACACTTTGCTCAAGGCCACTGTGGAAAGGATTAAAGTTGCATTGATGCCTAAATGA